One segment of Bradyrhizobium sp. WD16 DNA contains the following:
- a CDS encoding ABC transporter ATP-binding protein, whose protein sequence is MRRSAHYLDRHRGRAALNILCTAVALLSALTFPQLTQYIVDGILDRQAPVQLTMAVFGLLLAFVMRDLFSSLRTLVSNSLEQRITYDMRRDTYEHLQRLPVSYFDRMSTGDLMTRVVEDVTDVEKLLVEGTEQGAVSLATIAIVLTILFVKDSTLAAFSLIPLPFVTLGSIWFTAKARERLRAKRRSLSALNAVLLDNLQGIRQIKAFGHIEYSSHRFELRNEELRDRTMRVLNLWAVYMPAMTFFTSLGTVLIWGVGGALVLRQSISLGELVSFVFYLAMLYAPLINIHGLNTTLQSARAAGERLFDIMDEADEAVLWGGYGAPRQPVLGNVAWDAVSFRYGSGPFILKEVSLNIERGQTVALVGATGSGKSTIANLLLGFYKLDGGRILIDGQDIRSLSLDALRRQISFVSQEPVLFHATVRENILYGRRTASQDELLSAATAARCDRFIAALPNGYDTMVGERGGRLSAGEKQRIEIARALLKNAPILILDEATANIDSVTERAIQDAVRRVRAGGTSLIIAHRLSTIMLADRVVVLQGGAIVEQGTHEELSRRDGVYARMCQVQNVFRSA, encoded by the coding sequence TGACCATGGCAGTGTTCGGGCTGCTGCTCGCCTTCGTGATGCGGGACCTGTTCAGCTCACTGCGCACCCTCGTCAGCAACAGCCTCGAGCAGCGCATCACCTATGATATGCGCCGCGATACTTACGAGCACCTGCAGCGGCTCCCGGTGAGCTATTTCGACAGGATGTCCACCGGCGATCTGATGACCCGCGTCGTCGAAGACGTGACCGATGTCGAGAAGCTGCTGGTCGAGGGCACCGAGCAGGGGGCGGTGTCACTCGCGACGATCGCGATCGTTTTGACCATTCTGTTTGTCAAGGATTCAACGCTGGCGGCCTTCAGCCTCATTCCCTTGCCGTTCGTGACGCTGGGCTCGATCTGGTTTACCGCCAAGGCGCGGGAGCGCCTGCGGGCGAAGCGGCGGTCGCTCAGCGCATTGAATGCGGTGCTGCTCGATAATCTGCAGGGCATCCGGCAAATCAAGGCGTTCGGACACATCGAATATAGTTCGCATCGCTTCGAGTTGCGAAACGAGGAGTTGCGGGACCGCACCATGCGGGTCCTGAATCTGTGGGCGGTCTATATGCCGGCGATGACCTTCTTCACCTCGCTCGGCACGGTCCTGATCTGGGGGGTCGGCGGGGCACTCGTGCTGCGGCAGAGCATCAGTCTGGGCGAATTGGTCAGCTTCGTCTTCTATCTGGCGATGCTTTATGCGCCCTTGATCAATATTCACGGGTTGAACACGACCCTGCAGTCGGCCCGCGCGGCGGGAGAGCGGCTGTTCGACATCATGGACGAGGCCGACGAGGCGGTCCTGTGGGGCGGATACGGCGCGCCCAGGCAGCCGGTGCTCGGCAATGTCGCGTGGGACGCCGTGAGCTTTCGCTATGGCTCGGGTCCATTCATCCTCAAGGAGGTTTCGCTCAATATCGAACGCGGCCAGACCGTGGCGCTGGTCGGAGCCACAGGCTCTGGCAAGTCGACCATCGCCAATCTGCTACTGGGATTCTACAAGCTCGACGGCGGCAGGATCCTTATCGACGGACAGGACATTCGCAGCCTCTCGCTGGACGCTCTGCGCCGGCAGATCAGTTTCGTCAGCCAGGAGCCGGTGCTGTTTCATGCAACGGTGCGAGAAAATATCCTGTACGGGCGCCGGACCGCGAGCCAAGATGAATTGCTGAGCGCCGCCACGGCGGCGCGCTGCGATCGATTCATTGCGGCGCTGCCGAACGGCTATGACACGATGGTGGGCGAACGGGGAGGCAGATTGAGCGCCGGCGAGAAGCAGCGGATCGAGATTGCCCGCGCGCTGCTCAAGAACGCGCCAATTCTGATCCTCGACGAGGCAACGGCAAACATCGACTCGGTCACCGAGCGTGCGATTCAGGATGCCGTCCGCCGGGTGCGCGCAGGTGGAACCAGCCTGATCATTGCGCACAGGCTGAGCACGATCATGTTGGCCGATCGCGTCGTGGTGCTGCAGGGCGGCGCCATCGTCGAGCAGGGCACGCACGAGGAGTTGAGCCGCCGGGACGGCGTCTATGCCAGGATGTGCCAGGTGCAGAATGTGTTTCGGTCCGCTTGA